In Hyperolius riggenbachi isolate aHypRig1 chromosome 1, aHypRig1.pri, whole genome shotgun sequence, the genomic window GTTGTGAACAGCTTTGTTGATGGCAGAGAGGACCTTCTTGCCGTGAGCGTGGACCTTGGCATTACCAGCGATGGCGACAGGACTGGACAGATCCCCAAAGCCGCCGAAGTACCTCTGGGTCCAGGGATAGGTAAGAAACACCCTAATGAAATAAAACTAAACTATGACGGCGGGTATAAATAGTTCAATTAGGTCCTTGTTATGTCCCTTTTCTCAACTACAGTTATCTCTATCCAAATTAATtataagcatacctcccaactttttgagataagtaaGAGGGACAAttcaagacacacccctgccacacctctaaccacgcctccaccacacccctcaccacACCCATGTATACCACAAAGAATTCTGaaccaaaagatgtagttttatcattaaaacctcactgatcctttctatcatcagtagtttttcttcattttaacatttaaaaataagaaatacatcaatttaaTTGCTGGGAATAAGTTAAGAGTCTACTAAACAcagttttcagtagaaaaatacatatatttacacagatctgtacggctgggaacacacttagaAGAAATGCATTGCggaaaatgcagcgttttcccCTGTACTGGTAGTAAATGGGCCGCACCAAAAAACGCaattaaaaaacgcatatgcgttttgtatgcgttttataacttgcattttttaaaacactggttttgttgtatatttttcaaaaacgcacataatgaaagtctatagggaTCTAGTTACTGGGATACACGCAAACagtaaagaagaactttaacgcACTGttcaactttatcccaatcagtagtcaaTACTCCCTTTAGATCATTAGGGACGTCTGTGTGGcagatattgtggcgaaaccctgcccacagtgtgatgtcaaagccttttgcattgtgggaaatagtggcTGTTAACAACTGTCCCCCAAGCAGTAACTCCCTccgtatatactgtataatatatatatatatatatatatataaaacagtgGCAACCTGCAGGCTCACGGTGGATaaccatggcgaatatcaataatatcttgatctgtcttctgttttgtaacttctcactttgcaatggcctcaattcactaagcttaactcctgtctttaataactcttctgagctgttttacagttatcacaattatatcaccatggtgataactgtaaaacagctcagaagagttattaaaggggttctttcgcgaaaaaagtaggccgttaaaaaatgtgacagatgacagattttgggccagtccatctttttaagggggattctcaaggctttctttgttttcaacagcatttcctgaacagcagtttaactgccaacatagtaagataccagccagcctccctactcacttgcacactattttgtcagttagactttgcaactgttgttcaggaaatgctgttgaaaacaaagaaaaccctaagaatcccccttaaaaagatggactggcccaaaacctgtcatctgtcacattttttaactgcctacttttttcgtgaaagaacccctttaaaaacaaaagtttgctttcttaaaacagaaagaatttgcgataattcaggttggagtgagctcgagatgtctcccaggcaccactgctgaaaatatgcaaattaaccattgttacccttagaagctaaacacacctccagatctgctggaatgcaatgatgtgtcagcttgttaatttgtacagagccataataatccaacatgcatacagactgtttcggattgttaaagaggaactccagtgaaaataatgtagtaaaaaagtgcttcatttttacaataattatgtataaatgatttagtcagtgtttgctcattgtaaaatctttcctctccccgatttacattctgacatttatcacatggtgacatttttactgtgggcaggttatgtagctgctcctagctgttctggctgttagagacagctgtaaacagctatttcctgtctgtgaaccttgttacattgtaacaaactgccaaaagtaccgcggtcccagagcttcttgtgagaggggtttcaccacaatataattcatacagcgccccctgatggtctgtttgtgaaaagcattatatttctcatgtaaaagggggtatcagctactgattgggataaagttcaattctaggttggagtttctctttaagtcttgatTTGTTTTCCCCTACTACTATCGGTAAAGTTCCACTTAAAATAGTGCctttagcatacctcccaactttttgagatgagaaaagggGACACTTAggctcctgccacacccctgatcacgcccccatcacaaccctagtcgcgtacgtacaaaaagggcgcccggacaaaaagggcgcggggtgtaaactctaaataataattaatcattaatagggtttataaaaatagtgtgctatatttcgtttacaaataatgtttaacaaaattataaatcattaaatctatatatataaaatcgtgtgtgtgtgtgtgtgtgtgtgtgtgcgtgcgtgcgtgcgtgcgtgtgtgcgtgcgtgtgtgtgtgtgtgtgtgtgtgtgtgtgtgtgtgtgtgtgtgtgtgtgtgtgtgtgtgccgcgatcatgcgaaaacggcttgaccgatttgaacgaaactgggtatacagatcccttactacctgggatgatatgttctgagggtctcgcggcccccctgcacacctgggcggagctacaaacagcaaatcagatttcacccattcaagtcaatggaaaaaatataaaaggctgccattctcacagtaatcaagccagagtccccacacttggcacagttggttacttagtgaccaaggttacaaatccaggaaaagtgggcggagcataaaacagccaatcaaatttcagccattcattttaaatgggaatatgtaaactgcagccattcttagactgttaatcgcagggttctcaaacttgccacagttggtcactgggtgaatgcgattaagattcaagaaagtgggtggagcctacaaaagccaatcaaaattcacctattgattttcaaggggaatatttaaactgctgctattcttacacttttaatggcagaggcttcaaacttgctacagtcggtcattgggtgactggggttcaaattcactaaaggggcggggccacaaacagccaatcagatttccttggtggataaactgcttccattcacacatttttgatgccaggaacctgaaagctcaaaaacttggtcattgagtaactgtgtgtccaggttacaaaaagtgggtggagcccaaaacaaatttcactgggaaaatgtaaactgcagccatttttacactgtttatggcagggttcccaaactttgcccagattaatattcagggaagtgggtggagcctataatagccaatcaaaattcacctgttgattttcaagtggaatatttcaattgctgccatttttccactgttaatagcagatgcttcaaacctgctacagttgatcattgggtgactggggttcaaatgctggagagggggtgaagccacaaacagtcaatctgatttgtttaatttctattggaatatacaaattattgatgccaaggaccccaaagctcacaaacttggtcattgagtgtttgtgcattagggttagaaagtgggtggagccaacaccagtcaaatacattcccgggcaacgccgggcaatcagtgggtggagacaaatacaaatttcactgggaaaatgtaaactgcagccattcttacactgttaatggtagggttcttaaactttgcacagttggtcactgggtgactgggattaatattcagaaaagtgggtggagcctacaaaagtgaatcaaacttcacctattgcttttcaaggggaatatttaattgccattcttgcactgttaatggtacaagcctcaaacctggtacagttggtttttgggtgactggggttcaaattcagaaaagggggtggacccACAAACAGCCCCtcagttttttttcctttcaatgcaaattattgataccaaagaccgcaaagctcacaaacttggtcattgagtaattgtgtgttagggctagaaaaagtatgtggagccaacaccagccaaatacatacccgggcaacgccgggcaatcagctagtaatgtttatgaaatcggaaattgtgaaaacgttaatcttccctgtttctaaagttaaacttataattacgtttattaaaaaaacaataatatatgtttaattgttataattctatattattgtgaataaccttcatttacggtttgttcttataataaaatctgtaaatattctttataacgatgatataaatataactacattcgtaataagtgttgtaaaacattagtaattattactaaaactatacctaagcctactcttacacagaaccctccctgtacctacccctaacccctagacccccctgttggtgcctaaacctaagacccccctgttggtgcctaaacctaagacccccctgttggtgcctaaacctaagacccccctgttggtgcctaaacctaagacccccctgttggtgcctaaacctaagacccccctgttggtgcctaaacctaagacccccctattggtgcctaaacctaagacccctctggtggtgcctaaacctaagactcccctttattatgtggataataatgttttactaattgtggatgcaaaaaatattttgcaatttacgttacgtactgatcgctttattttgtgaataataatgttatacaaacagtaagggataaaactttaaataatgttttaattagttaaataagattaatatgtttagtatttttataaacgttattcggcacgggtgcatttttataaacgtaaatcaccacaagcacacttgtaaatcattaaaaatctcctggcgccgtttgtaaacgttatttatgtcctgcgcccttttttcctgctcggcgcccattaaacgttatttattatgagagtgaatggcggcgccctttttgttcactagcggcctgcgcccttttttcccgcttcccccCTAGTCACGGACACCGTAAAgaattcataagaaaaatatgttgttttataatacaaagcacactggtcctttctatcctggttcattttccttcatattaacattttaaaatttgtaatatatattaatttaaaggatgggaataaagtttagagtcaatcaagcacattttttagtagagaaatacatatatttacatagagagAGGGACAAAGTACTGAAAGAAGgaaaaatgaggaggaaagagggacagggctcccaatgagggactgttcctccgaaagagggaccgtTGGGAACtatgctgtaacgattggtgtcagcaacacagatttttctgattattggtgatctgcagtatcaccaataatgcagatgctataccagattatgtggtgatctgcagaatcaccaataataccagtatagctagacacaggacacccaatgtgatatagtgttttgtgcaacagtaataggagaggttatctcccgagaaacgggagatacagacactactgcagccaaggattccctgaggtacAGGGAAtctgactgtactgcagccagtgagtacctgaggggcagggaccactgtcTGGAGTGAAGTAGTGAGGATAGGACTGCAGCtggggattccctgaggagcagggaatcagactgtactgcagccaaggattcccagagaggcagggaatcagactgtactgcagccagtggaccttagaGAGGTAGAGGCCCACTAGCTGTGCTGCACGAtactttccagaggagctggtgaccataggccAGATATAGCAGCtagtaaccacctgaagagcaggtgtcacaggagTACAGTAAGGCTGTTTCACCCAAGGGCTAGGTGACAGACAGGaaagtcagacaagccaggtcggcaacacacggacagacaaagtacagaagcggaaggctgattcggtatccaggtacaggcaaggtttgcAACAGGTAGTCAGTTGGGCAGAAGTAAcaaatcagagaacaggagagtaatcaggaaagccaaaggtcataacggGTAGACAGTAATATCtcacaatcctagtcttaggtgtgaggtcctccttggtctcaacacctggtatctagtctaacagatgataaTAACAATATAGCaaactcctagtcttaggtgtgaggtccttggtctcaacacctgggaactagtctgacagatgataacaatatagcaatctcctagtcttaggtgtgaggtccttggtctcaacacctgggaactagtctaacagatgataaTAACAATATAGCaaactcctagtcttaggtgtgaggtccttggtctcaacacctgggaactagtctaacaaataaacagtagcaagcaatatAACTTTAAAGCGATCAAAGgattctgactcagtgtgaattcccagctccggctggttctaacacactgtgggatctgactcaggtctgagcgctcacacgtatatgttcgcaacagcagacaacttgcaagtgaccagcaagtcctatatatactaacagCGCTCACCAGTGCTGCCCCagacactcagccaatccggatcgtagctggagtcagctgatcggcatgatcagctgactccccttttagCAGCatgaaggtcctgtcgcctggcgcgcgcgtagatctccatctgtgtgcactagaaggaccaggcaagacAGCCCCATGCTGCTGCGCGGCAGAAGTCACCGGctgggacgcggagatagccgccatgccgcttgtccatgcggcggcatctccgcttttCATTACATATGCCTTTTGAAATAAAATACAGTAAAAGTCAGGCCCAATTTtacgtcacaggagcctataggcacagatcgatgttctggcaccctagacttcaccctccctaAACCTACAAATGTACTGGCTGGCTACttacttgcctgtcataggtagtactggtgcccccaagtattaggtagctagcggtgcccccaactgaaggtagATCTGGTCTGTGGAATGACGAGACccgggtaagtaacctctcatttacactctgctcaagattctgcataggggaggagggagggaggcactcggggaggggagggagccgcctttccatcatcaggcgcctgtaggcacgagcctatactgccttatggtaaatcctgccctggTTAAAGTTATTACTACATTACAAACTTTATAGAAAATCTCTTGTAGGACGTACCTTTGCAGCATGCTGTGACCATCGTTGTCCTGGTCAACCTTGGCCCATGAGGAAGAAATGGCGGCTCTTTCTTCGGCAGTCCACTGAACCATTGTTTCTGCTGGTGGGAGATGAGTGTTACCAGTTATAGGCTTGGATTGTGGGCTGTGTGTCTAGACAGTGGCGTATCTAAGGAGCtgggggccctgatgcaagttttacaatggggccccccaagcactctatacataaaaactaatacggtgcaccaaaacctgccaatggcaactacagtgtcagaggtgcaataaggggatggggaacagcttgttactgattacccccaagcactctatacatagcaatccctgccaatggcaactacagtgtcagaggtgcaagaaggggatggggaacagcttgttactgattacccccaagcactctatacatagcaatccctgccaatggcaactacagtgtcagaggtgcaagaaggggatggggaacagcttgttactgattacccccaagcactctatacatagcaatccctgccaatggcaactacagtgtcagaggtgcaataaggggatggggaacagcttgttactgattacccccaagcactctatacatagcaatccctgccaatggcaactacagtgtcagaggtgcaagaaggggatggggaacagcttgttactgattacccccaagcactctatacatagcaatccctgccaatggcaactacagtgtcagaggtgcaagaaggggatggggaacagcttgttactgattacccccaagcactctatacatagcaatccctgccaatggcaactacagtgtcagaggtgcaagaaggggatggggaacagcttgttactgattacccccaagcactctatacatagcaatccctgccaatggcaactacaagaggtgcaagaaggggatgggaaacagcttgttactgattacccccaagcactctatacatagcaatccctgccaatggcaactacagtgtcagaggtgcaagaaggggatggggaacagcttgttactgattacccccaagcactctatacatagcaatccctgccaatggcagctacagtgtcagaggtgcaagaaggggatggggagcagcttgttactgattacccccaagcactctatacatagcaatccctgccaatggcaactacagggtctgaggtgcaagaaggggatggggagcagcttgttactgattacccccaagcactctatacatagcaatccctgccaatggcaactacagtgtcagaggtgcaagaaggggatggggagcagtgtgttaataattaccactattcaaagtatctatagaggtgactattatgagcacaggaccaatagagagctaatactgcaattgagggagggcccctctggcccaagggccccgatgctgtcgcaacctctgcaccccctattgctatgcccctgaggcaggggcgtaactagaaatcactgggccgccctgcaaatctttggatggggccccctcctctctccccctctctcacacatggggttgattcacaaagccgtgctaactcatagcttGGCCGCGCTATTCTGCGCATAAAACATTACGTGCGCTATAACAAACGTTTGCGCGCGTTCACGcggaaaatgcatagaaaaaaccGACAGGCGAGtgcgctcccagcctcagcttatcacactcactctgtccatctctgatagagcagaactggctctgcagactcgtccagcatcactacagcacagagcacttggggagggggtggagaggttgGGGGAGCGGCACtgcacacaagaccctgctgcacactgaataggggctgtctacaaatcattgtctgcaaaactttgtatgatttcttatcagtggctgagcagaggtagtaattagaacaattgtgcagagagcagaaagctttttgtcTCCGTccccttagt contains:
- the LOC137561119 gene encoding hemoglobin subunit beta-3-like; the protein is MVQWTAEERAAISSSWAKVDQDNDGHSMLQRVFLTYPWTQRYFGGFGDLSSPVAIAGNAKVHAHGKKVLSAINKAVHNPDDMKETLAALSQLPAQELYGNPEDFKHLCESLVILLAARLGAEFTPQVQSAWEKFVNVLVAALTHG